The Saccharopolyspora gloriosae genome has a segment encoding these proteins:
- a CDS encoding serine hydrolase produces MGFAERLESSLDEARREFPGRVGFAAWDLDERIPVLAGADREVHPASTIKVLIMIAALRAVHEGRFTLDTTVPLPSQRAGGSGVLRELPGVDRLTVGDLITLMIIISDNAATNAVIDAVGFPAIASCATDLGCVATKVERRLMDVHAPGSNSTCALDQARILDRLATGRALPVQLTVHALDVLSRQQIRDRLPASLPEGARCWNKTGEIQGSRHDVALIGDDRPRAVVAVLVDELTDERSRRGAERSPVHDRIADLGLRVFQAIG; encoded by the coding sequence ATGGGTTTCGCGGAACGGCTGGAGTCCTCGCTGGACGAGGCCCGGCGAGAGTTCCCCGGCCGCGTCGGGTTCGCCGCGTGGGACCTGGACGAGCGGATTCCGGTGCTGGCCGGAGCGGACCGCGAGGTGCATCCGGCCAGCACGATCAAGGTGCTCATCATGATCGCCGCACTGCGGGCGGTCCACGAAGGACGGTTCACGCTGGACACCACCGTCCCGCTTCCGTCGCAACGCGCGGGCGGCTCCGGGGTGCTGCGCGAACTGCCCGGCGTGGACCGTCTCACGGTCGGTGATCTGATCACGCTCATGATCATCATCAGCGACAACGCCGCGACGAACGCGGTGATCGATGCCGTCGGGTTCCCCGCGATCGCGAGCTGCGCCACCGATCTCGGCTGCGTCGCCACCAAGGTCGAACGGCGGCTGATGGACGTGCACGCGCCGGGGAGCAACAGCACTTGCGCGCTGGACCAGGCGCGGATCCTGGACCGGCTCGCGACCGGCCGGGCGCTACCGGTGCAGCTCACCGTGCACGCGCTGGACGTGCTGTCCCGCCAGCAGATCCGAGACCGGCTCCCCGCCTCCTTGCCGGAAGGGGCGCGGTGTTGGAACAAGACCGGCGAGATCCAGGGTTCCCGCCACGATGTGGCGTTGATCGGGGACGACCGGCCGCGCGCGGTGGTCGCGGTGCTGGTGGACGAGCTCACCGACGAACGATCCCGTCGCGGCGCCGAACGCAGCCCGGTGCACGATCGGATCGCCGACCTCGGCCTGCGAGTGTTTCAAGCGATCGGGTGA
- a CDS encoding ornithine cyclodeaminase family protein has product MTSTWTDADVTAALDLDTAIRSQRTAFAALGEDRARLARKTSVPSGTGTALGYLGTVSPEHGAVSKLVSAHPGNAELGLPVISATVLVLDAENGQVRAVMAGTALTELRTAAGSAVAIDVLAPESAGGLAVLGSGVQARAHVRAIARVRALRTVRIHSRDRERRETLARELAAELGVDVRAADTAEQAVRGASLIAACTLSTEPVITADLVEPGATVVSVGSFEPHRREVDEELVRRCDLVVVDDVDTAVHHAGPIVRALERGDTDRARLRSLGEVLTGRAPGRTDPAQLVFYNSVGIGIQDAAAAHAVLGTL; this is encoded by the coding sequence ATGACGAGCACGTGGACGGACGCGGACGTGACCGCCGCGCTGGACCTCGACACGGCGATCCGCTCGCAGCGCACCGCGTTCGCAGCGCTGGGCGAGGATCGCGCACGGCTCGCCCGGAAGACGTCGGTGCCCAGCGGCACCGGAACCGCGCTCGGCTACCTCGGCACCGTGTCCCCGGAGCACGGCGCGGTGAGCAAGCTCGTGTCCGCGCATCCGGGCAACGCCGAGCTGGGGCTGCCGGTGATCTCGGCGACGGTGCTGGTGCTCGACGCCGAGAACGGCCAGGTGCGGGCGGTCATGGCGGGCACCGCGCTGACCGAGCTGCGCACCGCGGCGGGCAGCGCGGTCGCCATCGACGTCTTGGCGCCGGAATCGGCCGGAGGCCTGGCGGTGCTCGGTTCCGGGGTGCAGGCCCGGGCGCACGTCCGCGCCATCGCCCGGGTGCGCGCCCTGCGGACAGTGCGCATTCACAGCAGGGACCGCGAACGGCGGGAGACCCTCGCACGCGAACTCGCCGCCGAACTGGGCGTCGACGTGCGGGCCGCCGACACCGCGGAGCAGGCGGTGCGCGGCGCCTCGCTCATCGCCGCCTGCACGCTGAGCACCGAACCGGTGATCACCGCCGACCTCGTCGAGCCGGGCGCGACGGTGGTGTCGGTCGGCAGCTTCGAACCGCACCGCCGCGAGGTCGACGAGGAACTCGTCCGGCGCTGCGACCTGGTCGTCGTCGACGATGTGGACACGGCCGTCCACCACGCCGGGCCGATCGTGCGCGCACTGGAACGCGGGGACACCGACCGCGCACGGCTTCGCTCGCTGGGCGAGGTGTTGACCGGGCGCGCGCCGGGACGGACCGACCCGGCGCAGCTGGTGTTCTACAACAGCGTCGGAATCGGCATCCAGGACGCCGCCGCCGCGCACGCCGTGCTCGGAACGCTGTGA
- a CDS encoding aldehyde dehydrogenase family protein, translating to MSTTVSSVIGADPLEAAAGAGSTEYLSRNPARLDDVVARVELAGPETVRAAAHAARTAQREWAQVPAPVRGRVVAELGRLVEANKESLARLVTREIGKPYAEALGEVQEIVDTCDFFLGEGRRLYGQTVPSEMPDKQLFTFRVPVGVAMVITAGNFPVAVPSWYLVPALLCGNAVVWKPAEYAAAAARAVAELAWRAGVPRGVLNLVYADGEATFDGLESALRDGLVDKVGFTGSSAVGSRVGALCGKYTQSPCLELGGKNPMVVAADADLDLAVEGALFSGWGTAGQRCTSLGNLIVHRDVHDEFVGRLDRALRTAAIGDPAGDVLYGPLLDQKFADGFESVLDTIADHHQVLGSSAVGRINAAAPREGFQGDPEAGLFYHPVLLDGLRPDDHVFTQETFGPIVGVSTFDGLDEAIELGNAPGYGLSAAVYTTDPATAFRFRQGTGAGMVSVNNSTSGAEAHLPFGGNGRSGNGSRQSGIWVLDQFTRWQSLNWDFSGKLQKAQMDVATVEPDRGYRLPPELGGTS from the coding sequence GTGTCGACGACGGTGAGTTCGGTGATCGGAGCAGACCCGCTCGAGGCGGCCGCCGGAGCTGGATCCACGGAGTACCTGTCCCGGAACCCGGCCCGGCTGGACGACGTGGTCGCGCGGGTGGAGCTGGCGGGTCCGGAGACCGTGCGCGCGGCGGCGCACGCGGCCCGCACCGCGCAGCGGGAGTGGGCGCAGGTGCCCGCGCCGGTGCGCGGCCGGGTCGTCGCGGAGCTCGGCAGGCTGGTGGAGGCGAACAAGGAGTCGCTGGCCCGGTTGGTGACTCGCGAGATCGGCAAGCCCTACGCCGAAGCGCTCGGCGAGGTTCAGGAGATCGTCGACACCTGCGACTTCTTCCTCGGTGAGGGGCGCAGGCTCTACGGCCAGACCGTTCCGTCGGAGATGCCGGACAAGCAGCTGTTCACCTTCCGGGTGCCGGTGGGCGTCGCGATGGTGATCACGGCGGGCAACTTCCCGGTGGCGGTGCCGTCGTGGTACTTGGTCCCCGCCTTGCTGTGCGGTAACGCGGTGGTCTGGAAACCGGCCGAGTACGCCGCTGCGGCCGCACGGGCGGTGGCCGAACTGGCCTGGCGCGCGGGCGTTCCGCGAGGCGTGCTGAACCTCGTCTACGCCGACGGGGAGGCCACGTTCGACGGCTTGGAGTCCGCGTTGCGCGACGGTCTCGTCGACAAGGTCGGCTTCACCGGTTCCAGCGCGGTGGGATCGCGGGTCGGCGCGCTGTGCGGCAAGTACACGCAGAGTCCGTGCCTGGAACTCGGCGGGAAGAATCCGATGGTGGTCGCCGCGGACGCGGATCTCGACCTGGCGGTGGAGGGTGCGCTGTTCTCCGGCTGGGGCACCGCCGGTCAACGCTGCACTTCGCTGGGGAACCTGATCGTGCACCGCGACGTGCACGACGAGTTCGTCGGCAGGCTGGACCGAGCGCTGCGGACGGCCGCGATCGGCGATCCGGCCGGTGATGTGCTCTACGGTCCGCTGCTCGACCAGAAGTTCGCCGACGGCTTCGAATCGGTGCTGGACACCATCGCGGATCACCACCAGGTGCTGGGGTCCTCGGCGGTCGGCCGGATCAACGCCGCCGCTCCGCGCGAAGGGTTCCAGGGCGATCCGGAAGCGGGCTTGTTCTACCACCCGGTGCTGCTGGACGGGCTGCGTCCCGATGATCACGTGTTCACCCAGGAGACCTTCGGCCCGATCGTCGGTGTGAGCACCTTCGACGGTCTGGACGAAGCGATCGAGCTGGGCAACGCACCCGGTTACGGGCTTTCCGCGGCCGTCTACACCACCGATCCCGCCACGGCTTTCCGGTTCCGCCAGGGCACCGGCGCCGGGATGGTCAGCGTGAACAACTCGACTTCCGGGGCGGAGGCGCACCTTCCGTTCGGCGGAAACGGCCGCTCCGGCAACGGAAGCCGCCAGTCGGGCATCTGGGTGCTCGACCAGTTCACCCGCTGGCAGTCGTTGAACTGGGACTTCTCCGGGAAGTTGCAGAAGGCGCAGATGGACGTCGCCACCGTCGAACCGGACCGCGGCTATCGGTTGCCGCCCGAACTGGGCGGCACGTCGTGA
- a CDS encoding FAD-binding oxidoreductase codes for MSLPGRAEVVVIGGGAVGTSIAFHLAEAGTAVLLLERDELGSGSTGKAAGGVRAQFSDPVNIALGARSLQAFARFAERPGGEIDLRRHGYLFLLSDAADVVAFEDSVRLQNELGVPSRMLTAREAGELSPLVSVDGILAGAFSPTDGHCTPDGVVQGYAAGVRRFGGGIRRRCAVEGIELSDGEITGVRTDSGTVATSTVVCAAGAWSAAVGAMAGLDLPVRPLRRQILVTEPVPGLPARLPFTIDFSTGFYFHDEGPGLLMGMPDPVETADPHTDDRWLDGLADTVARRAPALSAIGAAHRWAGLYELSPDHNALIGEATEVNRFLYATGFSGHGFLQSPAVGEVVRDLVLGRPPEVDIGGLSVDRFARAAHRPERNLV; via the coding sequence GTGAGCCTGCCCGGCCGGGCCGAGGTCGTCGTGATCGGCGGCGGGGCGGTGGGCACCTCCATCGCCTTCCACCTCGCCGAAGCGGGAACGGCTGTGCTCCTGCTGGAACGCGATGAACTCGGCTCGGGCAGCACCGGCAAGGCCGCCGGCGGGGTGCGGGCGCAGTTCTCCGACCCCGTCAACATCGCGCTGGGCGCCCGCAGTCTGCAGGCGTTCGCGCGGTTCGCCGAACGGCCCGGCGGGGAGATCGACCTGCGCAGGCACGGCTACCTGTTCCTGCTCTCCGACGCCGCGGATGTGGTCGCGTTCGAGGATTCCGTGCGGCTGCAGAACGAACTCGGTGTTCCCAGCCGGATGCTCACCGCCCGCGAGGCGGGTGAGCTCTCGCCGCTGGTGTCCGTCGACGGCATCCTCGCCGGTGCCTTCTCCCCCACCGACGGCCACTGCACCCCGGATGGGGTCGTGCAGGGCTACGCGGCCGGAGTACGACGCTTCGGCGGCGGGATCCGTCGCCGATGCGCCGTCGAGGGCATCGAGCTGTCCGACGGCGAGATCACCGGTGTGCGCACCGATTCCGGGACGGTGGCCACGTCCACTGTGGTCTGCGCGGCCGGCGCCTGGTCGGCCGCAGTGGGCGCGATGGCCGGGTTGGACTTGCCGGTCCGGCCCCTGCGGCGGCAGATCCTGGTCACCGAACCGGTGCCCGGACTGCCTGCGCGGCTGCCGTTCACCATCGATTTCAGCACCGGTTTCTACTTTCACGACGAAGGCCCCGGCCTGCTGATGGGCATGCCGGATCCGGTCGAGACCGCCGACCCGCACACCGACGATCGCTGGCTCGACGGTCTCGCCGACACCGTGGCGCGGCGAGCCCCCGCGCTGTCCGCGATCGGGGCGGCACACCGCTGGGCCGGGTTGTACGAGTTGAGCCCGGACCACAACGCGCTCATCGGTGAGGCGACCGAGGTGAACCGCTTCCTCTACGCCACGGGGTTCTCCGGGCACGGTTTCCTGCAGAGCCCGGCCGTCGGTGAAGTGGTTCGTGACCTCGTCCTCGGCCGCCCGCCCGAGGTGGACATCGGCGGGCTGAGCGTCGACCGCTTCGCACGCGCAGCGCACCGCCCCGAACGCAATCTCGTCTGA
- a CDS encoding Glu/Leu/Phe/Val dehydrogenase, whose product MNDLLQSVDEWGPEKIVCVSDSRSGMRGVLVVDNTARGTGKGGIRMSPTVNVAEIARLARVMTWKWAAADLFHGGAKAGIVADPSAPGKERIVRAFARKLSDQIPASYVAGLDMGMTERDAAIIQDELGDRGTAVGVPEVLGGVPYDELGVTGHGVVAALSAALELHERPMAGVRVAVQGFGAVGAAAVRRLHELGAQVVALSTVDGGVHDADGLDVPSWLARRAEYGDACVQGAPAAKRLERGEELLVDCDVLIPAAGQDVLGERVAAGVRADIIVEGANLPTTPGARAALAARGVTVVPDFIANAGGAIAAGFAMDARRSAFRPAPERILDEVAERCRANARLVLRAAREHGVDPHTAALDTAKSRVRAAMELRGRLASVEAETIGAGG is encoded by the coding sequence GTGAACGATCTGTTGCAGTCGGTCGACGAATGGGGACCCGAGAAGATCGTCTGCGTTTCCGATTCCCGCAGCGGCATGCGCGGTGTGCTCGTGGTCGACAACACGGCCCGTGGCACCGGCAAGGGCGGGATCCGGATGAGCCCGACGGTGAACGTCGCCGAGATCGCCAGGTTGGCCAGGGTGATGACGTGGAAGTGGGCGGCGGCCGACTTGTTCCACGGCGGCGCGAAGGCGGGCATCGTGGCCGACCCGTCGGCGCCCGGCAAGGAGCGGATCGTGCGCGCGTTCGCCCGGAAGCTCTCCGATCAGATTCCGGCCAGCTACGTCGCGGGCCTGGACATGGGCATGACCGAGCGGGACGCGGCGATCATCCAGGACGAGCTCGGCGATCGGGGCACCGCGGTGGGCGTCCCGGAAGTGCTGGGCGGGGTGCCCTACGACGAACTCGGCGTCACCGGTCATGGGGTGGTCGCGGCCCTTTCCGCCGCGCTGGAACTGCACGAGCGGCCGATGGCGGGAGTGCGCGTGGCGGTCCAGGGGTTCGGTGCCGTCGGTGCCGCGGCGGTTCGCCGGTTACACGAACTGGGCGCCCAAGTCGTCGCGTTGTCTACAGTGGACGGAGGAGTGCACGATGCAGACGGGCTCGACGTGCCGTCGTGGTTGGCGCGGCGTGCCGAGTACGGCGACGCGTGCGTGCAGGGGGCTCCGGCGGCGAAGCGCCTCGAGCGGGGCGAGGAGTTGCTGGTCGACTGTGACGTGCTGATACCCGCCGCAGGCCAGGACGTACTCGGAGAACGCGTCGCGGCCGGCGTTCGGGCCGACATCATCGTGGAGGGCGCGAACCTGCCGACCACGCCGGGTGCGCGTGCTGCGCTGGCGGCGCGCGGGGTCACCGTCGTGCCGGACTTCATCGCCAACGCGGGCGGTGCCATCGCCGCCGGGTTCGCGATGGACGCACGTCGTTCCGCGTTCCGCCCTGCGCCGGAACGCATCCTCGACGAGGTCGCCGAACGCTGCCGGGCCAACGCCCGGCTGGTGCTGCGAGCCGCGCGGGAACACGGGGTCGATCCGCACACCGCGGCCCTGGACACGGCGAAGAGCCGGGTCCGCGCCGCGATGGAGCTGCGAGGCCGGCTCGCGAGCGTCGAAGCCGAAACGATCGGTGCGGGCGGCTGA